The DNA window TGGCCGCCGAGCCGGCGCCCCAGCGGTCGAACACCGCACGTTCGTAGGAAGGGACCCGTTCGCCGGGGTCGTGGGGACGGTCGTCGTGAACCACCTGAATGCGGGGCGCCGACCCGGCCAGTGCGATCCAACGCGGGTCGCGGACGATCTCGGCGATCACCACGTCGGGCCGGTATTGGCGGAGGCGGCGCCAGGCCTTGAAGGTGGGCGGCCAGGTGGCGGCGGTCTTGAACCGCGGGTCGAGCACCAACTCGTAGTCACGGGCGGCGTCCGACTCCGGGTGCCGGTCGGAGGTCACCAGCAGCACGTCGGCCCCCTGCCGGATCAGCGCCTCGGACTGGACGCGTACCGCCGGCCGCGTCCACGGCGAAAGCCACAGCACCCGAGGCGAATTCACAACCCACCGTCGGCGTGTAGGAACAGGTCGGCGTCGGTCCACATTCGTGTCTGCAGCGATCGCCGCGGCAACCCCTGCAACAGGTTCGTCACCCGCGGCGAGGCGAGCAGGCGCCACGCCAGCGGGTTGACCTTCGCCCGTGTCCAGATGTGCAGCCCCATGCCCCCGAGGAACCACCACCGGGTTTTCGAGGTGTGGAACTGCATGCCGAAGCGCTTCCCGATGAGTTCCAGCGTCCGTCTCTGGTAGAAGGTGATGTGCTGGCCGGTGGCGAAGGCGTAGTACATCCATTCGTCCGGGGGCGGGGGACCGCCGTCGAAAAGCTCCGTCGTGAAGATGATCGTGTCGGTACCGGTGCTCTCCAGCAGCCCGGCCACGAAGCCGACCGGGTCGGTCAGGTGCTCCATCACCTCGAAGGCGGTGACCGCCGTGTACGGCGCTCCGGGACCGGCATCCGCCTCGAAGCCCTGCGCGGTGAGGTTGGGGGAGTATTTGTCGTTCCAGTAGTAGTCGAACCCGATGTCGCGCATCAGCCGGGTGAAAACGCCGTAACCGCCGGCCGCATCGAGAAACCGGCCGCGGTGATCGAACAGGAAATACAGCAACACCGATATCGCGCGGGAAAGGTACAGGTTGCGCCACAGCATGGTGGTGTCGGCGGCCGCCAGCGGACTCGCATACGATTCATCGAGCCAATGCGGCTCTTGGGTCTGCAGGCAGCCGCAGTTGTCGCAGAAGTAATACCTGCAGTCGTATTTGTTGAGCACCTGGCGCGTGAATGCCGGGCTGGTCTGGAAACTGCAGATGCGGCACAGCACGGCATCAAACCCTTCCTGGGCATCCTCCGCGACGTCAGCAGACGCCGGAAGAAGAACAGTGAAAAACCTACGGCACGTTCCGCGCGGTGAGCAAGGCAACCCGCCCGGAAATTCGCGGCCGCCGGCCCCCGCGCCGACGCAGCACGATGGGTTGTGCACCATGACTATTCGATCGATCCCGCGGGCCCGGACGCGCCGACGGGGGAGCCCGATGTGACGCCGCCCCGGCCATTCGGGGAGGGAAATCGCAGGGGCTACAAGAACTTCGCATCGGCATTGGCGTGGTAGCTTTAGTCTCCATTCGATGTTTGCTTGAAAGAGACCCCGGATGACCGCCTAATGGCCAGCAGCGCGCCACCGCCCGGAAAGAGGCTCAGGCAGAAGATTCGGCGCATCGCCGGAACTGAAACGCGGGACCAGCTCAAGGATCTGATCCTGTTCGACCATTCTCAAGCGTTGAAGGCGAATCACGCCAATCCGCTGAATCGTGCCGGGAAGAGATGCTTCTCCGGAACCGACCAGGACGGCATAACGCTGGAGATCCTGCGCCGGATCGGCCGTCTCGAAGACGGGGTGTTTGCCGAATTCGGCGTCGGCGACGGGACGGAAAACAACACGTTGATCCTGGCGGCGCTGGGCTGGAAGGGCTTCTGGGTGGGGGGACAGGATCTGGCGGTCAGCTATAGCGACGGCCCGCGCTTCACCTACCAGAAGGCCTGGATCACCGCGGAGAACATCCTGGCGCTCAGCCGATCCTGCCTGCAGCGGATCAACGCCACGCAGCCGGACGTGATCTCTTTGGATCTGGACGGCAACGACATCTATCTCGTCGAGAAACTCTTGGCGGACGGCATCCGTCCGAAGCTCTTCGTCGTCGAATACAACGGCAAATTTCCGCCGCCGGTGAAGTTTCAGATCGCCTACGACCCCGAGCACGTCTGGCAGTCTGACGACTACTTCGGCGCATCGCTGGCCAGTTTCGCCGCGCTGTTCGCCCAATTCGACTACCGGTTGGTGTGCTGCAATTCCCACTCGGGTTCGGATGCATTCTTCATCGACTCCGCGCTCGCGGAGAATTTCGCCGACGTGCCGACCGACATCAACGAGATTTATTGCGAGCCGCGCTATTTCCTGTACGCCGGGTTCGGGCAGCACAAGACCTCACCGCGTACGGTGGCAAGGATCCTGGGCGGGGACAAACCCTAGCCGGTCCGGCGAAAGTCGGACCTTACGAAGGGTTTTCACCATATGGCGTTGATCGCCTCGAGGTAGGCGTCCGTCATCGCCTCGACCGTGTAGTACTTGTGCATGCGGTCGAAGCCGCGCCGTCCCATCGCCGACAGCGCGTCGGGATCGGCGAGAATGGTTTGCAGGCTGTCCCGCCACCCGGCGACCGATACGGGGTCGACGAGAAATCCCGCCCTTCCGAAATCCAGCATTTCCGGGACGGCGCAAACCGCTGACG is part of the Mycobacterium mantenii genome and encodes:
- a CDS encoding class I SAM-dependent methyltransferase, translated to MLCRICSFQTSPAFTRQVLNKYDCRYYFCDNCGCLQTQEPHWLDESYASPLAAADTTMLWRNLYLSRAISVLLYFLFDHRGRFLDAAGGYGVFTRLMRDIGFDYYWNDKYSPNLTAQGFEADAGPGAPYTAVTAFEVMEHLTDPVGFVAGLLESTGTDTIIFTTELFDGGPPPPDEWMYYAFATGQHITFYQRRTLELIGKRFGMQFHTSKTRWWFLGGMGLHIWTRAKVNPLAWRLLASPRVTNLLQGLPRRSLQTRMWTDADLFLHADGGL